One window of Saprospiraceae bacterium genomic DNA carries:
- a CDS encoding DEAD/DEAH box helicase, producing the protein MPFKSLKIIEPILKAVSEEGYTIPTQIQKEAIPLILKGQDVLGCAQTGTGKTAAFAIPIIQALFEETPSGPKRKIRSLIITPTRELAIQIAESFAAYGRHCGLKHCVVFGGVNQNPQTAALQAGVDILIATPGRLLDLINQKYIQLSDVKIFVLDEADRMLDMGFVNDIKKLLAILPKKKQSLFFSATMPPEITKLANSFLYNPAKVSVTPVSSTVDIIKQELYFVDKINKNSLLLELLKNRDIKTSLVFTRTKHGADKVVRMLRANGIKAEAIHGNKTQKARQQALTNFKAQTTRVLVATDIAARGIDVDDLEFVINYEIPNISETYVHRIGRTGRAGAKGTAISFCDEHEIEFIMDIEKLIAKKIPVIEGHPFPLKAFYPGAKVSAPLAKAPAHPNSRPNKWRKFPNRKSSVPA; encoded by the coding sequence ATGCCATTCAAGTCATTAAAAATTATTGAGCCCATATTAAAAGCCGTTTCAGAAGAAGGCTATACCATTCCAACACAAATTCAAAAAGAAGCCATTCCGCTTATATTAAAAGGGCAGGATGTATTGGGTTGTGCGCAAACCGGCACCGGAAAAACGGCCGCATTTGCTATACCAATCATACAGGCATTGTTTGAAGAAACCCCAAGTGGACCTAAACGAAAAATAAGAAGTTTAATTATTACGCCTACCCGTGAATTGGCCATTCAAATTGCTGAGAGCTTTGCGGCATATGGCAGACATTGTGGATTAAAACATTGTGTCGTTTTTGGTGGAGTCAATCAAAATCCTCAAACTGCTGCGCTGCAAGCAGGCGTTGATATATTAATTGCAACTCCAGGACGATTGCTAGATTTAATCAATCAGAAATACATACAACTTTCAGATGTAAAAATATTTGTGTTGGATGAAGCCGACCGGATGTTGGATATGGGATTTGTCAATGACATTAAAAAATTATTGGCCATCCTTCCTAAGAAAAAACAATCCTTATTCTTTTCAGCCACCATGCCACCGGAAATTACCAAGTTGGCAAATTCTTTTTTATATAATCCGGCTAAAGTTTCTGTTACTCCGGTTTCATCAACCGTTGATATCATCAAACAGGAATTGTACTTTGTTGATAAAATCAATAAGAATTCTTTACTACTCGAGCTGCTAAAAAACAGGGATATTAAAACAAGCCTCGTTTTTACCCGTACGAAACATGGAGCAGACAAAGTCGTTCGCATGTTGCGTGCCAATGGGATCAAAGCAGAAGCCATCCATGGCAATAAAACTCAAAAAGCACGTCAGCAAGCTTTAACTAATTTTAAAGCACAAACTACCCGGGTATTAGTTGCAACAGATATCGCAGCCCGCGGCATTGATGTGGATGACCTGGAATTTGTAATCAATTATGAAATTCCAAATATTTCGGAAACCTATGTGCATCGTATCGGAAGAACCGGACGCGCAGGCGCCAAAGGAACCGCCATTTCATTTTGCGATGAACATGAAATTGAATTTATCATGGATATCGAAAAATTGATTGCAAAGAAAATTCCTGTAATCGAAGGGCATCCGTTTCCATTGAAAGCATTTTATCCGGGAGCTAAAGTTTCAGCACCACTTGCTAAAGCACCAGCTCATCCAAATTCCAGACCTAACAAATGGAGAAAATTTCCGAACCGGAAATCAAGCGTCCCTGCATAA
- a CDS encoding MBOAT family protein: MVFSSIVFLLYFLPLFLACYYLVGKTYKNLVILAFSIFFYSWGAPKFIFVILGTTLLDFHLVKWMDASKEAWRRHVFLFLSLSINLGLLLYFKYSNFFIENLNGLLHLFGSGTIHWTKLLLPIGISFYTFETITYVVDVYRRVHKPLDHFWDYQTYIILFPKLIAGPIIRYHELADQIKDRSAFDTYENRLSGFYRFTIGLSKKVLLANPLGAIADPIFQGDYNVLSSPTAWLGILCYTFQIYFDFSGYSDMAIGIGKMIGFRFPENFDNPYTSKSITEFWRRWHITLGNWMRNYLYIPLGGNRVSSQSRLYFNLWLVFLASGLWHGASWSFILWGAYHGLFLILERSFLNKFYAYIGKWPSVICCFFIVLIGWVFFRIEHISDAFLFLSKLVAFDSFKNIDLQLSYLFYLALAFIFSWFTLTKRGYQIQQKIYFHSFSNRMHALMLAAMLFLFAVCVAMISSSGFNPFIYFRF; this comes from the coding sequence ATGGTTTTCTCCAGCATTGTTTTCTTATTATACTTTCTGCCGCTTTTTCTAGCGTGCTACTACCTAGTGGGAAAAACGTATAAAAACCTGGTAATTCTTGCTTTTAGTATTTTCTTTTACAGCTGGGGAGCTCCTAAATTTATTTTTGTAATCTTGGGTACTACCTTATTGGATTTTCATCTGGTAAAATGGATGGATGCAAGTAAAGAAGCCTGGAGAAGACATGTGTTTTTATTCTTATCGCTTTCTATAAATCTGGGATTACTATTATATTTTAAATATTCCAATTTCTTTATTGAAAATCTGAATGGGCTGCTTCACTTGTTCGGTAGTGGTACCATTCATTGGACTAAGTTGTTATTGCCGATTGGAATTTCATTTTACACCTTTGAAACCATTACCTATGTTGTAGATGTGTATCGCCGCGTCCATAAACCATTGGATCATTTTTGGGATTATCAAACCTATATTATTTTATTTCCAAAATTAATTGCAGGTCCAATCATCCGATATCATGAGTTAGCCGATCAAATCAAAGACCGAAGTGCATTTGATACTTATGAAAATCGTTTGAGTGGTTTTTACCGTTTCACTATTGGACTTTCAAAAAAAGTATTGCTCGCCAATCCATTGGGTGCCATTGCAGATCCAATTTTTCAAGGCGATTACAATGTACTTTCCAGTCCAACTGCCTGGTTGGGAATTTTGTGTTATACCTTCCAAATTTATTTTGATTTTAGCGGGTATTCTGATATGGCAATTGGAATTGGTAAAATGATTGGATTTCGATTTCCTGAAAATTTTGACAATCCTTATACCTCAAAAAGCATCACAGAGTTTTGGCGTCGCTGGCATATTACTTTAGGAAATTGGATGCGCAATTATTTATACATTCCATTGGGAGGAAATCGCGTATCGTCTCAATCCAGATTGTATTTTAATTTATGGCTTGTTTTCCTTGCGTCCGGACTCTGGCATGGAGCTTCCTGGAGTTTTATTTTATGGGGAGCCTACCACGGATTGTTTTTAATATTAGAACGTTCGTTTCTAAATAAGTTTTATGCCTATATTGGAAAATGGCCTTCCGTAATTTGTTGCTTCTTCATCGTATTAATTGGCTGGGTATTTTTTAGAATCGAACATATTTCAGATGCATTTTTATTCTTATCCAAACTAGTTGCATTTGATTCATTCAAAAATATAGATTTACAATTAAGCTATCTCTTTTATTTAGCATTAGCATTTATATTTTCGTGGTTTACATTAACCAAGCGTGGATACCAGATACAACAAAAGATTTATTTTCACAGCTTTTCAAACCGCATGCATGCACTCATGTTGGCTGCCATGTTGTTTTTATTTGCTGTTTGTGTTGCTATGATTTCATCTTCGGGTTTCAATCCATTCATTTACTTTAGATTTTAA
- a CDS encoding DUF4139 domain-containing protein, with protein sequence MKLNILILMSLLTTMSEAQQVVSSEIKEVTVFLQGAQVSRQVELKLNAGSQDINLSGLAAYLDPNSVRVFSSGDCVIQAVRHELDYIQSAEAKSAELKKKKEALLDDAAKINQQIAILKFEKTSLEKNQVQIIGVPNSNLKLEDFKILVAYQKVRLEDLLPKIYELDKKNQLIQIEIEKINQQIQEVDQNRTLPSSQLVLSILAKTAGTQKFIVQYYVPNASWNMHYDMLVKDISSPLELVYKATVVQNTGEDWKKVNVNLSSSNPFESTMRPELNTWYLRNQPPIVYRDAVRAGNAKAQMMESAAPAPGVQDFVQEAEQITSRLYSIDLPYTILSNSKPFVIEIKRQQVPAKYIYFAIPKLDRDAFLTAEIDNWEDLNLMDGEANLFFEGNFQGKSFINTKSIQDFLRLSLGRDKNIVIERNKIKDLSKNKFFSDNKEYAKAWELVVKNKKKVSIDLILEDQIPVTTQKEIVVEREELSGASVEEETGKLRWVLKLAPDEQKKINMRYTVTCPKDYVLNLE encoded by the coding sequence ATGAAACTAAATATTTTAATATTAATGAGTTTACTAACTACCATGTCAGAAGCACAACAAGTGGTCTCCTCAGAAATCAAAGAAGTGACTGTATTTTTACAAGGCGCCCAGGTCAGCCGGCAAGTCGAACTGAAATTAAATGCAGGTTCTCAAGATATCAATCTAAGTGGCTTGGCAGCTTATCTTGATCCAAACAGCGTTCGGGTTTTTAGCTCCGGTGATTGTGTAATACAGGCTGTAAGACATGAATTGGACTACATTCAAAGTGCAGAAGCAAAATCTGCTGAATTGAAGAAAAAAAAGGAGGCACTTCTAGACGATGCTGCTAAGATTAATCAGCAAATTGCCATTTTAAAATTTGAAAAGACCAGTCTGGAAAAAAATCAGGTCCAGATTATAGGCGTTCCAAATTCAAATCTCAAACTAGAAGATTTTAAAATACTGGTTGCTTATCAAAAAGTACGTTTGGAAGATTTACTTCCAAAAATCTATGAGTTGGATAAAAAGAATCAACTGATTCAAATTGAAATTGAAAAAATAAATCAACAAATCCAAGAAGTGGATCAAAACCGAACACTTCCCAGCAGTCAACTGGTACTCAGCATACTTGCAAAAACTGCAGGTACACAAAAATTCATTGTACAATATTATGTTCCAAATGCCAGTTGGAACATGCATTATGATATGTTGGTTAAAGACATCAGCAGTCCATTGGAATTGGTTTACAAAGCTACTGTGGTTCAAAATACCGGTGAAGATTGGAAAAAAGTAAACGTAAATCTTTCCAGTTCAAATCCATTTGAATCGACCATGCGTCCAGAATTAAACACCTGGTATTTACGCAATCAACCCCCAATCGTTTACCGAGATGCAGTTAGAGCTGGAAATGCCAAAGCGCAAATGATGGAATCTGCTGCACCTGCCCCTGGAGTACAGGATTTTGTACAGGAAGCTGAACAAATTACCAGTCGATTATACAGTATCGACCTTCCTTATACCATTTTATCTAACAGCAAGCCTTTTGTAATTGAAATTAAAAGACAACAGGTCCCAGCGAAGTATATCTATTTTGCAATTCCCAAATTGGATCGCGATGCGTTTCTGACTGCTGAAATTGATAATTGGGAAGATTTGAACCTGATGGATGGTGAAGCCAATTTGTTTTTTGAAGGTAATTTTCAAGGCAAGTCTTTTATTAATACAAAATCAATTCAGGATTTCTTGAGATTGTCTTTGGGTAGAGATAAAAATATTGTAATCGAACGCAATAAAATCAAAGATCTTTCTAAAAATAAATTCTTTTCCGATAATAAAGAATATGCAAAAGCCTGGGAGTTGGTTGTAAAGAATAAGAAGAAAGTTTCTATTGATTTAATTTTAGAAGATCAAATTCCGGTCACTACGCAAAAAGAAATTGTTGTTGAACGGGAAGAACTGTCTGGAGCAAGTGTTGAAGAGGAAACAGGTAAACTCCGTTGGGTTTTAAAACTAGCACCCGACGAACAAAAGAAAATTAATATGCGTTATACCGTAACCTGTCCTAAAGACTATGTTTTGAATTTAGAATAA
- a CDS encoding DUF1501 domain-containing protein has protein sequence MKRRKFIQNTAAGVVVPSLINGLSVQAYSNPSLLQNLFAPGVDTDHVLVLIYLGGGNDGLNTLIPLDQYANYVTARPNIYLNTNSLLPLNGQSKVALHPAMKGFQTLYNENKLNIVQSVGYPNPDYSHFRSTDIWTSGADSNQVLSTGWLGRYLNTEYPGFPLNYPNAKDPDPLAVQVGANYPLLFQGPNAQMSMNVSNPDIFGAWPNGIDDPATNDNYGKELDFIRTIGRQSKSYADALLNSYIKGVNVANYPAGNYLADILKAIARIINGGLKTRLYLVSLYGFDTHSDQVMVGNKTTGVHANLLQSLSDAVLAFQRDLEGLRLDDRVLGMTFSEFGRRIKDNVSGANGAGGTDHGAAAPVFLFGKNVQPGIIGANPIIPSIVNEYDNIPMQYDFRSVYNSVLQNWFCVKDPALTEILIKKYQDLPIVKKSNCITDTTDLNTLNDTIDIQIYPNPLVDRVTIQTKVIDGYASIQLISPMGVVVKTIYKGKLNAGSHAFDLENEQYPSGNYYVRIQQGPAQKTIPLMVLKP, from the coding sequence ATGAAAAGAAGAAAATTCATACAAAATACAGCAGCCGGTGTAGTTGTTCCAAGCTTGATTAATGGCTTATCTGTGCAGGCATACAGCAACCCATCGCTTTTGCAAAATTTATTTGCTCCGGGAGTTGATACCGATCATGTGTTGGTATTAATTTATTTAGGTGGTGGAAATGACGGTTTAAATACCTTAATACCTCTGGATCAATACGCAAATTATGTAACAGCAAGACCCAATATTTATTTAAACACCAATTCACTATTGCCTTTAAATGGTCAGAGTAAAGTGGCATTGCATCCTGCTATGAAGGGATTTCAAACACTCTATAATGAAAACAAATTAAACATTGTTCAATCTGTTGGATATCCAAATCCGGATTATTCGCATTTTCGCTCGACCGATATATGGACCAGCGGCGCGGATTCAAATCAGGTTTTGAGTACCGGTTGGTTGGGGCGTTATTTAAATACGGAGTATCCGGGATTCCCATTAAACTATCCAAATGCAAAAGATCCGGATCCATTAGCGGTTCAGGTGGGTGCTAATTATCCTTTGTTATTTCAGGGCCCCAATGCACAGATGTCTATGAATGTTTCCAATCCGGATATTTTTGGAGCCTGGCCCAATGGCATCGACGATCCTGCTACCAATGATAACTATGGAAAAGAATTGGACTTCATCCGCACCATTGGGAGACAATCTAAAAGCTATGCCGATGCCTTATTAAATTCTTATATTAAAGGAGTCAATGTTGCAAATTACCCTGCTGGTAATTATCTGGCAGATATTTTAAAAGCGATTGCACGAATTATAAATGGAGGTTTGAAAACCCGTCTCTATTTAGTGAGTTTATATGGTTTTGATACGCATTCAGATCAAGTCATGGTTGGAAATAAAACAACTGGCGTACATGCAAACCTATTGCAATCATTATCTGATGCGGTATTGGCATTCCAAAGAGATTTGGAAGGACTTCGATTAGATGATCGGGTATTGGGAATGACTTTTTCAGAGTTTGGTCGCCGGATTAAAGATAATGTAAGTGGTGCGAATGGAGCCGGAGGTACTGACCACGGTGCAGCAGCTCCTGTGTTTTTGTTTGGTAAAAATGTTCAACCGGGCATCATTGGAGCCAATCCAATAATTCCTTCCATAGTAAATGAATACGACAACATTCCAATGCAATATGACTTTAGATCCGTTTATAATTCAGTTTTACAAAATTGGTTTTGTGTAAAGGATCCTGCATTAACCGAAATATTAATAAAAAAATATCAGGACCTTCCAATTGTAAAAAAATCAAATTGTATAACCGATACAACGGATTTAAACACGCTAAACGATACCATCGACATTCAGATCTATCCAAATCCATTGGTGGACCGGGTTACAATTCAAACGAAAGTGATTGATGGCTATGCAAGCATTCAACTGATCAGCCCAATGGGTGTGGTTGTTAAAACCATCTATAAAGGAAAACTGAATGCTGGAAGTCATGCCTTTGATCTGGAAAACGAACAATACCCAAGCGGCAATTATTATGTCCGCATCCAGCAAGGTCCGGCTCAAAAAACAATTCCACTGATGGTTTTAAAACCTTGA
- a CDS encoding DUF1800 domain-containing protein, with product MDRKDFLSIWKQNRLENRPSPLAGLDPYNGPWTQKQAVHLLRRLLFGVKKVDVDKVLSLGMTNALKDLLTVDPIPAPPLNVYSTPQVVDPDVPFGQSFVNAPINATLPPEYYQARTDVFKAWWVGNMINQKANITEKMTLFWHNHFAVEADTIQIAQAMHQYYKLLRDNCLGNFKTLAKLVSINPAMLRYLNGYLNSKAAPDENYARELQELFTVGKGPDSKFTEDDVKAAARILTGFRINPLVMPLTYYFDFTQHDDKDKKFSAFYKNKTIYGRVSILGELELDDLITMLFDNIETARHICRKIYRFFVYYEIDDQIENQIIRPLADYLVQQNFDILKTLNLLFSSQHFYDNASIGCVIKSPLDYAVGMCREFNIAFPQPVNDVTLINQYLGWGGIASLAAYQGLNIGEPPVVAGWQAWYQQPQYHEIWINADSLANRNRVAENINSPNGVPILTVTLKIDPIEFASQMPNPRSAFDLVKDSVSYLYNHDLSDKSYNYFKSFLITGYPNDSYWTLAWEQYAGNPTDPVLKNAVSTRLSALYKEILSQAEYHLS from the coding sequence ATGGATCGTAAAGATTTTTTATCAATTTGGAAGCAAAATCGGCTGGAAAACCGCCCTTCGCCACTGGCAGGTCTGGATCCTTACAATGGACCCTGGACGCAGAAACAGGCTGTCCATTTGTTGAGAAGACTCTTGTTTGGGGTTAAAAAGGTGGACGTAGACAAGGTTCTAAGCTTGGGGATGACCAATGCGCTCAAGGACTTGTTGACCGTTGATCCAATTCCCGCTCCTCCCTTAAATGTTTACAGTACGCCTCAAGTTGTAGATCCGGATGTACCCTTTGGGCAGAGCTTTGTCAATGCACCTATCAATGCCACACTGCCTCCTGAATATTATCAAGCGCGTACCGATGTTTTTAAAGCCTGGTGGGTTGGCAATATGATCAATCAGAAAGCAAACATTACTGAAAAAATGACCCTGTTTTGGCACAATCACTTTGCAGTCGAAGCTGACACGATTCAAATTGCTCAAGCCATGCATCAATATTATAAATTGTTGCGTGATAATTGTCTTGGTAATTTTAAAACCTTGGCAAAACTGGTAAGTATTAATCCAGCCATGCTGCGCTATTTAAATGGATATCTGAATAGTAAAGCAGCTCCGGATGAAAATTATGCCCGTGAGTTACAAGAATTATTTACAGTTGGGAAAGGACCTGATTCGAAATTTACAGAAGACGATGTAAAAGCAGCAGCCAGAATTCTTACAGGATTTCGGATAAATCCGCTGGTCATGCCGCTGACTTATTATTTTGATTTCACACAACACGATGATAAGGACAAAAAGTTTTCTGCGTTTTATAAAAACAAGACAATCTATGGAAGGGTTTCAATTCTGGGCGAATTGGAACTCGATGATTTAATTACCATGTTGTTTGACAACATTGAAACGGCACGCCACATCTGTCGCAAAATATACCGCTTCTTTGTGTACTATGAAATCGATGATCAGATCGAAAATCAAATCATTCGACCTTTAGCGGATTATTTAGTGCAGCAAAATTTTGATATCCTCAAAACATTAAATCTATTATTCAGTTCGCAACATTTTTATGACAATGCATCCATTGGTTGTGTTATTAAAAGTCCATTGGATTATGCTGTTGGAATGTGTCGCGAATTCAATATTGCTTTTCCGCAACCTGTAAATGATGTGACCCTGATCAATCAATACCTGGGCTGGGGAGGGATTGCATCTTTGGCTGCGTACCAGGGATTAAATATTGGAGAACCGCCAGTTGTTGCCGGTTGGCAAGCCTGGTACCAACAACCACAATATCATGAAATCTGGATCAATGCGGATTCACTGGCAAATAGAAACCGGGTTGCAGAAAATATTAATAGTCCAAATGGGGTTCCCATCTTAACTGTCACATTAAAAATTGATCCCATAGAATTCGCTTCTCAAATGCCAAATCCACGTTCCGCTTTTGATTTGGTAAAGGATTCTGTCAGCTATTTGTACAATCATGATTTATCAGATAAATCGTATAATTATTTTAAGAGCTTTTTAATTACAGGCTATCCCAATGATAGTTATTGGACCTTAGCCTGGGAACAATATGCAGGCAATCCAACAGATCCGGTTTTAAAAAATGCAGTCAGCACCCGTTTGAGTGCTTTGTATAAAGAAATTTTAAGTCAGGCAGAATATCATTTGTCCTAA
- a CDS encoding amidohydrolase family protein → MRKLTADIIYSGNRGWLKDTVILVDHTGQILSLRDRSEFPPNEYEYFPGMLVPGFINAHCHLELSHLHGKFQTGTQLLPFLKSVVQNREVDPDFVLQKIKEGDEEMWREGIVAVGDISNKVDTKACKEASSIYYHTFIEAFDFLQESLANSFFETYKSVYDAFGNLPKTMVPHAPYSVSKSLFSKINELNTAGSNINSIHNQECIDEDLLFLNKTGGFVAFWESFGFSMTDFDPIGNDSVSYTIKYLDPGHPVLFIHNTQTRLHHIQSILQWNPASYFVTCPNANLFIENQLPDYTQFKNAMVCIGTDSLSSNWQLSILSEIKTILKYQSYLSLDEVLRWATYHGALALNISDWAGSLDAGKKPGINWIQDVEHNGTDWLIKPEASVYKIS, encoded by the coding sequence TTGAGAAAACTAACAGCTGATATAATCTATTCCGGAAACCGAGGCTGGTTAAAGGATACAGTGATCTTGGTAGATCACACAGGTCAAATCCTGTCGTTAAGAGATCGATCAGAATTTCCACCAAACGAATACGAATATTTTCCAGGCATGCTGGTGCCTGGTTTTATCAATGCACATTGTCATTTGGAATTATCTCATTTACATGGAAAATTTCAAACAGGAACCCAGCTTTTGCCTTTTCTTAAATCGGTCGTACAAAACAGAGAAGTGGATCCTGATTTTGTATTACAAAAAATCAAAGAAGGCGATGAAGAAATGTGGAGAGAAGGAATCGTAGCGGTAGGAGACATTTCAAATAAAGTGGACACGAAAGCATGCAAAGAAGCGAGTTCAATCTACTACCATACCTTTATAGAAGCTTTTGATTTTTTACAAGAGTCCTTGGCAAATAGTTTTTTTGAAACCTATAAATCCGTTTACGATGCATTTGGTAATCTTCCCAAAACGATGGTACCGCATGCGCCCTACAGTGTTTCTAAATCCTTATTTTCAAAGATTAATGAACTAAATACGGCGGGTTCAAATATTAACAGCATTCACAATCAGGAATGTATCGATGAAGACCTCTTATTTCTAAATAAAACAGGAGGTTTTGTTGCCTTTTGGGAATCTTTTGGATTTTCAATGACGGATTTTGATCCTATTGGAAATGATTCAGTGTCGTATACAATCAAGTATTTAGATCCCGGACATCCGGTTTTATTTATACACAATACACAAACCAGGCTGCATCACATTCAATCGATTCTGCAGTGGAATCCTGCTTCATATTTTGTAACCTGTCCGAACGCTAATTTATTTATTGAAAATCAGCTGCCTGATTATACGCAATTTAAAAATGCAATGGTATGCATTGGTACAGATAGTTTGAGTTCAAACTGGCAACTTTCTATATTGTCTGAAATTAAAACCATTCTGAAATATCAATCCTATCTCTCACTCGATGAGGTATTGCGTTGGGCTACTTATCATGGAGCACTGGCATTAAATATTTCTGATTGGGCAGGAAGTTTGGATGCAGGTAAAAAGCCAGGCATCAACTGGATTCAGGATGTTGAACACAATGGAACCGACTGGCTAATAAAACCAGAAGCCAGCGTTTATAAAATTAGTTAG
- a CDS encoding DUF1015 domain-containing protein produces the protein MNIKPFHYLYPDYKRILKSEEFFNSIKNTFPDLRNEGLFLDGNSKSLFVYRIKSKIKTYHGILAAIDIHDYLKGLIKKHENTLTQQEDNISNLMKDRQAIIKPVLIAYDEQKKIKDLIARSFLGIKPKFKIEFEKEQQIHEFFEITDKIVIAAFQKEFKSKVKKAYIADGHHRMAAVCKFILQNPELSKKSLNYIMCALFDFNELSILPYNRLIRVSDVIPVDEFIKVLGKYASITKIRTPIASSKKNEITMITVKQNYSFSWHKDVLQYFKQKNGIAFDIDIFNEIILRDLLGVQSIRSSDRVSYIEGIKPLKTINKMVLDQPDHIGFAFFPVRKRDFIKVADEHMVLPPKSTWFEPRIKNGIVVQDIDLSMK, from the coding sequence GTGAATATTAAACCGTTTCATTACTTATATCCGGATTATAAACGGATACTCAAAAGTGAAGAATTTTTCAATTCTATCAAGAATACTTTTCCCGATTTACGCAATGAAGGTCTGTTTCTGGACGGGAATTCTAAATCCTTGTTTGTTTATCGGATAAAATCAAAAATCAAAACCTATCATGGCATACTCGCAGCAATTGATATCCATGATTATTTAAAAGGGTTAATCAAAAAGCATGAAAATACGCTGACCCAACAGGAAGATAATATTAGTAATCTGATGAAGGATCGTCAGGCGATTATCAAACCCGTTTTGATTGCCTACGACGAACAAAAAAAAATCAAAGATTTGATTGCAAGGAGCTTTTTAGGCATCAAACCTAAGTTTAAAATTGAATTTGAAAAAGAACAACAAATCCATGAGTTTTTTGAAATCACTGACAAAATTGTTATTGCTGCTTTTCAAAAGGAATTTAAATCCAAAGTAAAGAAAGCGTATATCGCGGATGGACATCATCGAATGGCAGCAGTTTGTAAATTTATTTTGCAAAATCCGGAACTCAGTAAGAAAAGTCTTAATTACATCATGTGTGCTTTATTCGATTTTAACGAATTGAGCATCCTTCCATACAACCGTTTGATTCGCGTGAGTGATGTAATTCCAGTTGACGAGTTTATTAAAGTATTGGGAAAATATGCATCCATAACAAAAATCAGAACGCCCATTGCAAGTTCAAAGAAAAATGAAATCACCATGATCACAGTTAAACAGAATTATAGTTTTAGCTGGCATAAAGATGTATTACAATACTTTAAGCAAAAAAATGGAATTGCTTTTGATATAGATATTTTTAATGAAATCATTCTTCGTGATTTATTGGGCGTGCAAAGCATTCGATCAAGCGATCGGGTAAGTTATATTGAAGGAATCAAACCACTTAAAACGATCAATAAGATGGTACTTGATCAACCCGATCATATTGGCTTTGCATTTTTCCCGGTCCGGAAACGTGATTTTATAAAAGTAGCTGACGAACACATGGTATTGCCACCAAAAAGTACCTGGTTTGAACCCCGAATAAAAAATGGGATCGTTGTGCAGGATATTGATCTAAGTATGAAATAA
- a CDS encoding transcriptional regulator, producing the protein MEYSDCKDQFIATWGQLGPQWGINKTMAQIHALLLIANEPMSSEQILTELAISTGNVNMNIRALLDWGLVYKISKDGERCEFYLAEKNLHLVFKQILLNRKKRELDPILKDLNDLASCTEKCEKSKEFKKMVSELNGFAQKVDHALELLIRTDSHWFYNTLMKML; encoded by the coding sequence TTGGAATACAGCGATTGTAAAGACCAGTTTATTGCTACCTGGGGCCAATTAGGTCCGCAGTGGGGTATAAATAAAACAATGGCTCAGATCCATGCGCTATTATTAATAGCCAACGAACCCATGAGTTCGGAACAAATTCTTACTGAGTTGGCCATTTCAACCGGTAACGTAAATATGAATATTCGTGCCTTGTTAGATTGGGGTTTGGTTTACAAAATCTCTAAAGATGGGGAGCGTTGTGAATTTTACCTCGCAGAAAAAAACTTGCACCTGGTTTTCAAACAAATACTCCTTAATCGTAAAAAAAGAGAACTGGATCCAATCCTTAAGGATTTAAATGATTTAGCCAGTTGTACGGAAAAATGCGAAAAAAGTAAAGAATTTAAAAAAATGGTATCCGAACTTAATGGCTTTGCCCAAAAGGTGGATCATGCACTGGAATTGCTCATTCGCACAGATTCTCATTGGTTTTATAACACTTTGATGAAAATGCTCTGA